The following is a genomic window from Streptomyces chrestomyceticus JCM 4735.
CCGCGTCCCCGGCCGAGCCGGGCGCCTTCGACCCGGTCGTACGGATCAAGAAGGAGCGGCCGCAGGTCGCCGTCGTGGTGCTCGGCCCGGTGCCCAACCCGCGCGGTATCGCGGCCGCCTTCGCCGCGGGCGCCTCCGGCTACGTACGGCACGACGAGCGCATCGAGGGCGTGGAACGCGCCATGATGAAGGCGCGGGCCGGGGAGGCGGCGATCGCGCCGCAGTTGCTCCAGCAAGCCTTCGAGGAACTGCTGCATCCGGCGGCGCAGCCCGACGACGAGGGCGCCCGGCTGCTCCAGATGCTCACGCCGCGCGAGGTCGAGGTGCTGGTACGGGTCGCCGAGGGTGAGGACACCCGGCTGATCGCGGCAGGGATGGGCATCGCGCCGAGCACCGCCCGTACGCATGTGCAGCGGGTCCTGATGAAGCTGGGCGTGGGCTCGCGGCTGGAGGCGGCGGCGCTGGCGGCCCGTACGGGGCTGCTGGACCGGGCGGCGACCCGGGGCGCGGCCGCGCGCGAGGCGGCGGGGGCCGAGGCCGTCCCGCCGCCGTGACGCGTGCGGTCAGTCGGTGTCCTCCTGGAGGGCCGCCAGTTCCTCGGCGGTCGGCGGGACCACCGGGCGCAGCTTGATCCAGGCCAGGAAGAACAGGCCGAGCAGCAGCATGCCCAGGCCGGTCCAGAGGTTGATGTTGATGTCCTCGGCCTTCTTCAGGTCCGCGTCGGAGACGGCGAACCCGGCGATCGTGACGATGACGCCGTAGACCGTGAACAGGCCGCCGATGATGAGCCGGATGTCGAAGAGCCGGGCGGCCGTGGCCGACCTGCGCTCCAGTTCGACCTCGTGCTGGTAGTCACTCATGGTGCGTGCGTTCCTTCGGCTGGGGTGCGGGCGTCAGAAGGAGTACGGGACGTAGCAGAGGGCGGCGAGGACGATCGCGCCCCAGCCGAGCAGGGCCGGCTTGCGGTACCACGCGTCGTCGCCCTCGGCGGGCGGCTCGTCCAGGCCGGGGGACCGGGTGCCGTAGACCAGGCCGGCCAGCTCCGCCTCGGGCTTGGGCCGCGTGAACAGGGTGACACCGACCATCACCACGGCGCCGACGACGAAGGCGACGATCGCGGAGACGAAGTTGGCGCCCTGGTCGGTGGGGATGGCGATGATGCCCTGCTTGTAGATCCAGAAGTAGTTGACCATCGCCGCGGTGGTGCCCGCGACCAGGCCCCACACACCGGACTTCATGGAGGCCCGCTTCCAGAACATGCCGATGATGAAGACCACGAACATCGGCACGTTGAAGAAGGAGAACAGCGTCTGGAGGTAGCCCATGATGTTGTTGAAGCTGGCGGCCAGGAAGGCCGTACCGATGCTGCACAGCACGCCGACGGCGGTCACCAGGCGGCCGAACCGCAGGTAGTAGCGGTCCTCGCGGCCGGGCCGTACGTACTTCGCCCAGATGTCGGAGGTGAAGACGGTGTTGAACGACGAGACGTTGGCGGCCATGCCCGCCATGAACGCGGCCAGCAGACCGGTCACCGCGATGCCCAGGACACCGTTGGGCAGCAGGTCCCGCATCAGCAGCGGAATGGCGTCGTTGTACGTGAACTCCGCACCCTCGTGGCCGATCTGCGGCACGACCACCGCGGCGACCAGGCCGGGAATCATCACCAGGAAGGCGATGAACATCTTCGGGTAGGCGGCGATCAGCGGGGTGCGCTGCGCGGCGGAGAGGTTCTTGGCGGACAGCGCGCGCTGCACCTCGGCGAAGTTGGTGGTCCAGTAGCCGAAGGAGAGCACGAAGCCCAGGCCCAGGATGATCGTCAGCCAGTTGGCGCCGAGCGCGTTGGGCTCGCCGATACCGGTGCCGTCCCACGCCGTCAAAAAGCTGTGCCCGTGGCTCTTGTCCAGCGACGAGGTCAGCCCGTCCCAGCCGCCGACCCGCTTCAGACCGATGACGCAGATCGGGATCAGCGCGGCCAGGATGACGAAGAACTGGAGCACCTCGTTGTAGATCGCCGAGGACAGGCCGCCGACGGTGATGTACGCGAGGACGAACACCCCGGCCACCACGATGGCCACCCACTGCGGCCAGCCCAGCAGCGCCTCCACGACGATCGACAGGGCGTAGAGGTTCACGCCCGCGATCAGGATGGCGGCGAAGGCGAACAGCACCGAGCTGAGCAGGTGTGCCGACTTGTCGAAGCGCTGGAGCAGGAACTCCGGTACGGAGCGCACCCGCGAGCCGTAGTAGAAGGGCATCATCACCAGGCCCAGGAACACCATGGCGGGGATGGCGCCGATCCAGTACCAGTGCACGACGGCGACGCCGTACTGCGCGCCGGTGGCGGCCATGCCGAGGATCTCGGTGGCGCCGAGGTTGGCGGCGACGAAGGCCAGGCCGGTGACCCAGGCGGGCAGCGACCGCCCGGACAGGAAGAAGTCCAGGCTGGTCTTCACGCTGCGCCGGGCGGCGAAGCCGATGCCGAGGACGACGGCGAAGTAGACGGCCAGAATCGCGTAGTCGAGTCCGTTGGTGGGCAGCCGTAGCCCTGCGGCCAAGGTGATCATGGGGGCACTCACTTCTCTGTGCGTGATGAACGCACAGGAAACTACGCGCGGTCCTTCAGAAACTGAAGACTTTTGTTCGTTCTCGTGGCCCCATCGTGATCGGGGCGGGTGCTTTGTAGCGGATTGTCCCGGTGCCGATCCGGCCGAGGTCAGGCGTTGACTGGGTTGTTTAGTTGTGCTTCATTGTGTGTGTTTGTGTTTGATGGGTGTGACGGTGTGCCCGAGGAGTGCTCCAGTGAAGAAGACGATGACCCGGCTCGCCGACGGCCGGGAGCTCATCTACTACGACCTGCGTGACGACGTGGTGCGCGACGACACCGACCGCCGCCCGCTCGACCCGGTCTCCACCGCCTCCGAGATCCGCCACGACCGCCTGCTCGGGGACGCGGTCGCGGTCGCCTCGCACCGCCAGGGCCGTACGTACCACCCGCCGGCCGACGCCTGCCCGCTGTGCCCCTCCCGGGACGGCCACGGCACCGAGATCCCCGCCGCCGACTACGACGTCGCCGTCTTCGAGAACCGTTTCCCCTCCCTGGCCGGCGACACCGGCCGCTGCGAGGTCGTCTGCTTCACCCCCGACCACGACGCCTCCTTCGCCGCCCTCACCGAGGAACAGGCCGCGCTCGTCCTGGAGGCGTGGACCGACCGCACCGCCGAACTCTCCCAACTCCCCGGCGTCCAGCAGGTCTTCTGCTTCGAGAACCGCGGCGCGGAGATCGGCGTCACCCTCGGCCACCCGCACGGCCAGATCTACGCCTACCCCTTCACCACCCCGCGCACCGAACGGATGCTCGCCCAGCTCGCCGCCCACCGCACGGCGACCGGCGGCCGCAACCTCTTCGACGACGTCCTCGCCGACGAACGCGCCGACGGCCGCCGCGTCGTCCTGGACACCGGGCACTGGACCGCCTTCGTCCCGTACGCCGCGCACTGGCCGTACGAGGTCCACCTCTACCCCAAGCGCCGCGTCCCCGACCTGCTGGCCCTCGGCGAGGACGCGCGCACAGAGTTCCCACAGGTCTATCTGGAAGTCTTGCGGCGCTTCGACCGGATCTTCGGCCCCGGTGAGCCGCCGACCCCGTACATCTCCGCCTGGCACCAGGCGCCGCTGTACGCCGCCGACCGCGGCGAGTTCGCGCTCCACCTCGAGCTTTTCACCGTCCGCCGTACTTCCGGCAAGCTGAAGTTCCTCGCGGGTTCCGAATCCGGCATGAACGTGTTCATCAACGACGTGCCGCCGGAGGCTGCGGCCGAGCGACTGCGAGAGGTAGCGAGCGAGTGAGCAACAAGTACCTGGTCACCGGCGGCGCGGGATACGTGGGCAGCGTCGTCGCGGCCCACCTGGTCGAGGCCGGGCACACCGTCACGGTCCTCGACGACCTGTCCACCGGCCACCGCGAGGGCGTCCCGGCGGGTGCCGAGTTCATCGAGGGCCGCGTCCAGGACGCCGCCCGCCACCTGGACGCCTCCTACGACGCGGTACTGCACTTCGCCGCGTTCTCCCAGGTCGGCGAGTCCGTCACGGACCCCGAGAAGTACTGGCGCAACAACGTCGGCGGCACCATGGACCTGCTTGCCGCGATGCGCGTCGCGGGCGTGCGCACCCTGGTCTTCTCCTCCACCGCCGCCACCTACGGCGAACCGGAGTCGACCCCGATCACCGAGTCCGCGCCCACCGCGCCCACCAGCCCGTACGGCGCCTCCAAGCTCGCCGTCGACCACATGATCGCGGGCGAGTGCGCGGCGCACGGCCTGGCCGCCGTCTCGCTGCGCTACTTCAACGTCGCGGGCGCGTACGGCGCGTACGGCGAACGCCACGACCCCGAGTCGCACCTCATCCCGCTCGTCCTCCAGGTCGCCCAGGGCAAGCGCGCGGCCGTCTCCGTCTACG
Proteins encoded in this region:
- a CDS encoding helix-turn-helix transcriptional regulator: MGVRLMVVDDHRLLAEALASALKLRGHRVLAAAAPSAGAADLVVSRAPEVCLLGTASPAEPGAFDPVVRIKKERPQVAVVVLGPVPNPRGIAAAFAAGASGYVRHDERIEGVERAMMKARAGEAAIAPQLLQQAFEELLHPAAQPDDEGARLLQMLTPREVEVLVRVAEGEDTRLIAAGMGIAPSTARTHVQRVLMKLGVGSRLEAAALAARTGLLDRAATRGAAAREAAGAEAVPPP
- a CDS encoding sodium:solute symporter family protein yields the protein MITLAAGLRLPTNGLDYAILAVYFAVVLGIGFAARRSVKTSLDFFLSGRSLPAWVTGLAFVAANLGATEILGMAATGAQYGVAVVHWYWIGAIPAMVFLGLVMMPFYYGSRVRSVPEFLLQRFDKSAHLLSSVLFAFAAILIAGVNLYALSIVVEALLGWPQWVAIVVAGVFVLAYITVGGLSSAIYNEVLQFFVILAALIPICVIGLKRVGGWDGLTSSLDKSHGHSFLTAWDGTGIGEPNALGANWLTIILGLGFVLSFGYWTTNFAEVQRALSAKNLSAAQRTPLIAAYPKMFIAFLVMIPGLVAAVVVPQIGHEGAEFTYNDAIPLLMRDLLPNGVLGIAVTGLLAAFMAGMAANVSSFNTVFTSDIWAKYVRPGREDRYYLRFGRLVTAVGVLCSIGTAFLAASFNNIMGYLQTLFSFFNVPMFVVFIIGMFWKRASMKSGVWGLVAGTTAAMVNYFWIYKQGIIAIPTDQGANFVSAIVAFVVGAVVMVGVTLFTRPKPEAELAGLVYGTRSPGLDEPPAEGDDAWYRKPALLGWGAIVLAALCYVPYSF
- the galT gene encoding galactose-1-phosphate uridylyltransferase is translated as MKKTMTRLADGRELIYYDLRDDVVRDDTDRRPLDPVSTASEIRHDRLLGDAVAVASHRQGRTYHPPADACPLCPSRDGHGTEIPAADYDVAVFENRFPSLAGDTGRCEVVCFTPDHDASFAALTEEQAALVLEAWTDRTAELSQLPGVQQVFCFENRGAEIGVTLGHPHGQIYAYPFTTPRTERMLAQLAAHRTATGGRNLFDDVLADERADGRRVVLDTGHWTAFVPYAAHWPYEVHLYPKRRVPDLLALGEDARTEFPQVYLEVLRRFDRIFGPGEPPTPYISAWHQAPLYAADRGEFALHLELFTVRRTSGKLKFLAGSESGMNVFINDVPPEAAAERLREVASE
- the galE gene encoding UDP-glucose 4-epimerase GalE; the encoded protein is MSNKYLVTGGAGYVGSVVAAHLVEAGHTVTVLDDLSTGHREGVPAGAEFIEGRVQDAARHLDASYDAVLHFAAFSQVGESVTDPEKYWRNNVGGTMDLLAAMRVAGVRTLVFSSTAATYGEPESTPITESAPTAPTSPYGASKLAVDHMIAGECAAHGLAAVSLRYFNVAGAYGAYGERHDPESHLIPLVLQVAQGKRAAVSVYGDDYPTPDGTCVRDYIHVADLAEAHLLALTAAAPGEHLICNLGNGNGFSVREVVETVRKVTGHPVPEITADRRGGDPAVLVASARTAIDRLGWRPSRTDLAGIVADAWRFARQRETGTP